In Deltaproteobacteria bacterium, the genomic stretch ACGGCGTTGACAAGCTGGTCTACTACGAAGCGCACGGCTGCGCAGAGACCGCAATCGTGCGGGAGAAGCAGCTGAAGAAGTGGCGCCGCGCCTGGAAGATGACAAATTGCGTCCCTTTCGGCCATGGGCCTCGGCCTGACAGTACACGGTACTGTCAGACTGGTGAGGATTTGCCCGGTCGGCTGCACGTTACCCACAGATTTGTCGCACACCCCCGAAAGGTTGCGGCGGCGGACGCTTTCTTGATTTCCCGAAACGAACATGGTTTAGGGCGAAACCACCCTGCAACATCGGCAAGGAGACCCCCATGGCAATTAAGATCGGTATCAACGGTTTCGGGCGTATTGGGCGCAACGTCTTCCGCGCCTGCCTCGACGATCCGAACTTGGATTTCGTTGCGGTCAACGACATCACCAGCGCCAAGACGCTGGCTCATCTGCTTAAACACGACTCGGTGCATGGCCATTTGAGCCAGGAGGTCAAGGCCGAAGGCGACGGCCTCAGCGTCGGCAGCCGCCGCATTCGCGTGCTCACCGAGCGCGACCCCGGCAAGCTGCCGTGGAAGGCGCTCGGGGTGGACATCGTGCTGGAGTGCAGCGGGCTCTTCACCGACCGCGCCAAAGCTGCGGCCCATCTCGAAGCCGGGGCGAAGAAGGTGATCATCTCGGCCCCGGCGAAGGGCGCCGATCTCACCCTCTGTTTTGGCGTCAACCACACGGCGTACAAGAAGGAATCGCACCACGTGATTTCCAACGCCTCGTGCACCACCAACTGTCTGGCGCCGGTGGCCAAGGTGCTGCACGAGAATTTCGGAATCAAGCGCGGTCTGATGACCACCGTGCATGCGTACACCAACGATCAGCGTATCCTCGACCTGCCGCACGAGGACTTACGCCGCGCCCGGGCCGCGGCGCTGTCGATGATCCCCACCACCACCGGCGC encodes the following:
- the gap gene encoding type I glyceraldehyde-3-phosphate dehydrogenase, which codes for MAIKIGINGFGRIGRNVFRACLDDPNLDFVAVNDITSAKTLAHLLKHDSVHGHLSQEVKAEGDGLSVGSRRIRVLTERDPGKLPWKALGVDIVLECSGLFTDRAKAAAHLEAGAKKVIISAPAKGADLTLCFGVNHTAYKKESHHVISNASCTTNCLAPVAKVLHENFGIKRGLMTTVHAYTNDQRILDLPHEDLRRARAAALSMIPTTTGAARAVGEVLPDLKGKLDGMAVRVPTPNVSLVDLVAELDKKTTEAEINAAMKQAAEGSLKGVLMYCEEPLVSSDFNGNPHSSIFDAQLTKVMDGNFVKVLSWYDNEWGFSKRMGDVTRLVGAAL